Proteins encoded together in one Kitasatospora albolonga window:
- a CDS encoding glycogen debranching enzyme GlgX, with the protein MQVWPGHAYPLGATYDGAGTNFAVFSEAAHRIELCLLHDDGSETAVELRETDAFVRHAYLPGVMPGQRYGFRVHGPYEPQHGQRCNSAKLLLDPYARAVAGQIEWGEAVYGYPFGRPDARNDLDSAPHTMSSVVVNPYFDWGDDRRPRTDYHRTVIYEAHVKGLTMLHPGLPPELRGTYAGLAHPEVIAHLTELGVTAIELMPVHQFVQDHRLVDMGLANYWGYNTIGFFAPHNAYASWGERGEQVLEFKQAVKALHQAGIEVILDVVYNHTAEGNHLGPTLSFRGLDNASYYRLTDDQRYYMDTTGTGNSLLMRSPHVLQMIMDSLRYWVTEMHVDGFRFDLAATLARQFHEVDRLSSFFDLVQQDPVVSQVKLIAEPWDVGEGGYQVGNFPPLWTEWNGKYRDTVRDLWRGEPRTLAEFAGRLTGSSDLYQDDGRRPLASINFTTCHDGFTLHDMVSYNEKRNDANGEGNRDGESHNRSWNCGVEGETDDPEVLALRGRQMRNFIATLMLSQGVPMLSHGDEFARTQKGNNNAYCQDNELSWIHWPDPDAGAEDSPGDEFRRNMLEFTRAMVWLRRDHPVFRRRRFFHGRPVEGTHDELSDIAWFTPEGEEMTQQDWQAAHAKALTVFLNGHAISEPGPRGERISDDSFLLMFNASAETLEFAVPVDHGEQWQVVVDTARAEGVPPGTGPKVAEGERVALIGRSLTVLKRPA; encoded by the coding sequence ATGCAGGTCTGGCCGGGACACGCTTATCCCCTCGGCGCCACCTACGACGGCGCCGGTACCAACTTCGCGGTCTTCTCCGAGGCCGCCCACCGGATCGAGTTGTGCCTGCTGCACGACGACGGTTCGGAGACGGCGGTCGAGCTCCGCGAGACCGACGCCTTCGTGCGCCACGCCTATCTGCCCGGGGTGATGCCGGGTCAGCGGTACGGCTTTAGGGTGCACGGGCCCTACGAGCCCCAGCACGGGCAGCGGTGCAACTCCGCCAAGCTGCTGCTGGACCCGTACGCCCGTGCGGTCGCGGGGCAGATCGAGTGGGGCGAGGCGGTGTACGGCTACCCGTTCGGGCGGCCGGACGCCCGCAACGACCTCGACTCGGCGCCGCACACCATGAGCTCGGTGGTGGTGAACCCGTACTTCGACTGGGGCGACGACCGCCGCCCCCGTACGGACTACCACCGCACCGTGATCTACGAGGCCCATGTGAAGGGCCTGACGATGCTCCATCCGGGGCTTCCGCCCGAGCTGCGCGGTACGTACGCGGGGCTCGCGCACCCGGAGGTCATCGCGCATCTGACCGAACTGGGTGTCACGGCGATCGAACTGATGCCCGTTCACCAGTTCGTCCAGGACCACCGCCTGGTCGACATGGGGCTCGCCAACTACTGGGGCTACAACACCATCGGCTTCTTCGCCCCGCACAACGCGTACGCCTCCTGGGGCGAGCGCGGGGAACAGGTGCTGGAGTTCAAGCAGGCGGTCAAGGCCCTGCACCAGGCGGGGATCGAGGTCATCCTCGACGTCGTCTACAACCACACGGCCGAGGGCAACCACCTCGGTCCGACGCTCTCCTTCCGCGGCCTCGACAACGCCTCCTACTACCGGCTGACCGACGATCAGCGGTACTACATGGACACCACGGGCACCGGGAACTCCCTGCTCATGCGGTCCCCGCACGTGCTCCAGATGATCATGGACTCGCTGCGGTACTGGGTGACCGAGATGCATGTGGACGGCTTCCGCTTCGACCTGGCGGCCACCCTGGCCCGCCAGTTCCACGAGGTGGACCGGCTCTCCTCCTTCTTCGACCTCGTGCAGCAGGACCCGGTGGTCAGCCAGGTGAAGCTGATCGCCGAGCCGTGGGACGTGGGCGAGGGCGGCTACCAGGTGGGCAACTTCCCGCCGCTGTGGACCGAGTGGAACGGCAAGTACCGCGACACGGTCCGCGACCTGTGGCGGGGCGAGCCGCGCACGCTCGCGGAGTTCGCCGGACGGCTGACGGGCTCCTCCGACCTCTACCAGGACGACGGGCGCCGCCCGCTCGCCTCGATCAACTTCACCACCTGCCACGACGGCTTCACGCTGCACGACATGGTGTCGTACAACGAGAAGCGGAACGACGCCAACGGCGAGGGCAACCGGGACGGCGAGAGCCACAACCGGTCCTGGAACTGCGGAGTGGAAGGCGAGACCGACGATCCGGAGGTGCTGGCGCTGCGGGGCCGGCAGATGCGGAACTTCATCGCCACGCTGATGCTGTCGCAGGGCGTGCCGATGCTGAGCCACGGCGACGAGTTCGCGCGGACGCAGAAGGGCAACAACAACGCCTACTGCCAGGACAACGAGCTCTCCTGGATTCACTGGCCCGACCCGGACGCCGGTGCCGAGGACTCCCCCGGTGACGAGTTCCGGCGGAACATGCTGGAGTTCACCCGGGCCATGGTCTGGCTCCGCCGCGACCACCCGGTCTTCCGGCGCCGCCGCTTCTTCCACGGGCGGCCGGTGGAGGGCACGCACGACGAGCTCTCCGACATCGCCTGGTTCACCCCCGAGGGGGAGGAGATGACCCAGCAGGACTGGCAGGCCGCCCACGCCAAGGCGCTGACCGTGTTCCTCAACGGCCACGCCATCTCCGAGCCGGGGCCGCGCGGGGAGCGGATCTCCGACGATTCGTTCCTGCTGATGTTCAACGCGAGCGCCGAGACGCTGGAGTTCGCCGTTCCGGTCGACCACGGGGAGCAGTGGCAGGTCGTCGTGGACACCGCACGGGCCGAGGGGGTGCCCCCGGGGACGGGTCCGAAGGTGGCCGAGGGCGAACGGGTGGCGCTGATCGGGCGCAGCCTGACCGTGCTGAAGCGCCCCGCCTGA
- a CDS encoding DNA polymerase III subunit epsilon (3'-5' exonuclease of DNA polymerase III), whose protein sequence is MSWHQGPLVGFDLETTGTDVESDRIVTAALVRLEPDGTVSEQRTWLLDPGVAIPEQAAAIHGIGTDHARRHGARAASAVGEIAHAVAEVLRSGVPLVVMNARYDLSLLDRECARYGLDSVEQRIGGVPSPVIDPLVIDKHVDKYRKGKRALQALCEHYGVTLSDAHEASADAVAAVRVVRLMGERHRPVSTLPPTELHALQVRAAAEQSASLQAYLRRTADPAAVVEPAWPVIPRRR, encoded by the coding sequence ATGAGCTGGCATCAGGGACCACTGGTCGGCTTCGACCTGGAGACGACGGGGACCGACGTCGAGAGCGACCGGATCGTCACCGCCGCGCTGGTCCGGCTGGAGCCGGACGGCACGGTCTCCGAGCAGCGGACCTGGCTGCTCGACCCGGGGGTGGCGATACCCGAGCAGGCCGCCGCGATCCACGGCATCGGCACCGACCACGCCCGCAGGCACGGCGCGCGGGCGGCCTCGGCCGTCGGGGAGATAGCCCACGCGGTCGCCGAGGTGCTGCGCTCGGGGGTGCCGCTGGTGGTGATGAACGCGCGCTACGACCTCTCGCTCCTGGACCGCGAGTGCGCGAGGTACGGCCTGGACTCCGTCGAGCAGCGGATCGGCGGTGTGCCCTCGCCCGTCATCGACCCCCTGGTGATCGACAAGCACGTCGACAAGTACCGCAAGGGCAAACGGGCGCTCCAGGCCCTGTGCGAGCACTACGGCGTGACGCTGTCCGACGCCCATGAGGCGAGCGCCGACGCGGTGGCGGCGGTCCGTGTGGTCCGGCTGATGGGCGAGCGCCACCGCCCGGTCAGCACCCTGCCCCCCACCGAGCTCCACGCCCTCCAGGTCCGCGCCGCCGCCGAACAGTCCGCCTCGCTCCAGGCGTACCTGCGCCGCACGGCCGACCCGGCCGCGGTGGTCGAGCCGGCCTGGCCGGTGATCCCGCGCAGGCGCTGA
- a CDS encoding aminoglycoside phosphotransferase: MDEMRAREVLTAAGITGAPELLALGENAVFAADGLVVKVGRDATGHPELRERAEREVAVADWLAASDVPAVRAAEHRVRLAEGHPVTLWHRLPAPVRPAEPRDLAPLLSQVHALPVPEGFTLPRRELLGGVERWLTLAGDSIDPADADYLRERRDGFAAAAAALVPHLPPGPIHGDALPRNVHIGPGGPVLVDLETFATDLREHDLVVLALSRDRYGLPAAAYDAFTSAYGWDVREWEGCAVLRGARETASCAWVAQHAPASPKALAEFRRRVASLREGNAAVRWYPF; the protein is encoded by the coding sequence ATGGACGAGATGCGTGCGCGCGAGGTGCTGACGGCCGCCGGAATCACCGGCGCACCGGAGCTGCTCGCGCTGGGCGAGAACGCGGTCTTCGCGGCCGACGGCCTGGTGGTCAAGGTCGGCCGGGACGCCACCGGCCACCCGGAGCTGCGGGAGCGGGCCGAGCGGGAGGTGGCCGTCGCCGACTGGCTCGCCGCGTCGGACGTCCCGGCCGTACGGGCCGCCGAGCACCGCGTACGCCTGGCGGAGGGCCACCCGGTGACGCTGTGGCACCGGCTGCCCGCCCCCGTACGCCCCGCCGAACCGCGCGATCTGGCGCCCCTGCTCTCCCAGGTGCACGCGCTGCCCGTACCTGAGGGCTTCACGCTGCCGCGCCGTGAACTGCTGGGCGGGGTGGAGCGCTGGCTGACCCTGGCGGGCGACAGCATCGATCCGGCCGACGCCGATTACCTCCGCGAACGCCGCGACGGCTTCGCGGCGGCGGCCGCCGCCCTGGTGCCGCATCTGCCGCCGGGCCCGATCCACGGCGACGCGCTCCCCCGCAATGTGCACATCGGCCCCGGGGGTCCGGTCCTGGTCGACCTGGAGACCTTCGCCACGGATCTGCGGGAACACGACCTGGTCGTGCTCGCCCTCTCCCGGGACCGCTACGGGCTGCCCGCCGCGGCCTACGACGCCTTCACCTCCGCGTACGGCTGGGACGTACGGGAGTGGGAGGGCTGCGCGGTCCTGCGCGGCGCCCGCGAGACGGCGAGCTGCGCCTGGGTCGCCCAGCACGCCCCGGCCAGCCCGAAGGCGCTCGCCGAGTTCCGCCGCAGGGTGGCGTCGCTGCGGGAGGGGAACGCGGCGGTCCGCTGGTACCCCTTCTGA
- a CDS encoding transporter codes for MALAGSKKRWSGADGPGPGPRPRRGDGTAVRGRAGAWFLVLPALLPILILSVGPLLYGIALAFTDAQSGRTRSTQWIGTLNFQDLLHDTLFWDSFRIGLLWAVGVTVPQFLLALGLALLLNQRLRMRWLARALAIIPWAMPEVVVGIMWRLVYNPDAGILNETVRDLGLGDGRDWLTGLATALPAVILVGIWAGMPQTTVALLAGLQNTPHELHEAAALDGAGAWRRFRTVTWPAIRPIALAISALNLIWNFNSFALVYVLTSGGPGGRTRLPMLFAYEEAFRYGQFGYAAAMGCVMVAVISVLLACFLVGRIRGGGEER; via the coding sequence GTGGCGTTAGCGGGCTCGAAGAAGCGGTGGTCCGGGGCGGACGGTCCAGGCCCGGGCCCCCGCCCCCGCCGGGGCGACGGCACGGCGGTCCGGGGCCGGGCGGGTGCCTGGTTCCTCGTCCTGCCCGCCCTCCTCCCCATCCTGATCCTCAGCGTCGGCCCCCTCCTCTACGGCATCGCGCTCGCCTTCACCGACGCCCAGTCCGGCCGCACCCGCTCCACCCAGTGGATCGGCACCCTCAACTTCCAGGACCTCCTGCACGACACCCTGTTCTGGGACTCCTTCCGGATCGGCCTGCTCTGGGCGGTCGGCGTCACCGTCCCGCAGTTCCTCCTGGCCCTCGGCCTCGCGCTGCTGCTCAACCAGCGACTGCGGATGCGCTGGCTGGCCCGGGCGCTGGCGATCATCCCGTGGGCGATGCCCGAAGTCGTCGTCGGCATCATGTGGCGCCTGGTCTACAACCCCGACGCGGGCATCCTCAACGAGACCGTCCGCGACCTCGGCCTCGGCGACGGCCGGGACTGGCTGACCGGCCTCGCCACCGCGCTCCCCGCCGTGATCCTCGTCGGCATCTGGGCGGGCATGCCCCAGACCACCGTCGCCCTGCTCGCCGGACTCCAGAACACCCCGCACGAACTCCACGAGGCGGCGGCCCTGGACGGGGCGGGCGCCTGGCGCCGGTTCCGTACCGTCACCTGGCCCGCGATCAGGCCCATCGCCCTCGCCATCAGCGCCCTCAACCTGATCTGGAACTTCAACTCCTTCGCCCTGGTCTACGTCCTGACCAGCGGCGGGCCCGGCGGCCGGACCCGGCTGCCGATGCTCTTCGCGTACGAAGAGGCTTTCCGCTACGGGCAGTTCGGCTACGCCGCCGCGATGGGCTGTGTGATGGTCGCGGTGATCTCCGTGCTCCTCGCCTGCTTCCTCGTCGGCCGGATCAGAGGGGGAGGCGAGGAACGATGA
- a CDS encoding sugar ABC transporter permease: protein MSLPTGRAARTGQYLALLAYLVFLAFPFLWLLSTAFKPARELGSLHPTWIPEQPTLDNFRQAFEEQPLLQAAANSLAAAVSAALIAVVIATPMAYVMARHRGRLATAATGWVVVSQAFPFVLVIIPLFLVLKNLHLINTLWGLILVYVVWSLPFALWMLAGYVRAVPAELEEAAAVDGAGRVRTLVSVVAPLLAPGIVATALFAFITAWNEFFFALVLLKTPEKQTLPVVLTHFLGAEGVADLGPLAAAAFLATLPSLVLFAFIQRRITGGMTAGAVRG from the coding sequence ATGAGCCTCCCCACCGGCAGGGCCGCGCGCACCGGCCAGTACCTCGCGCTCCTGGCGTACCTGGTCTTCCTCGCCTTCCCGTTCCTCTGGCTGCTCTCCACCGCCTTCAAGCCCGCCCGCGAACTGGGCTCGCTGCACCCCACCTGGATTCCCGAGCAGCCCACCCTGGACAACTTCCGCCAGGCGTTCGAGGAGCAGCCGCTGCTCCAGGCGGCGGCCAACTCCCTGGCCGCCGCCGTCTCCGCCGCCCTGATCGCGGTCGTCATCGCGACGCCGATGGCCTACGTGATGGCCCGCCACCGGGGCCGGCTCGCCACCGCCGCCACCGGGTGGGTCGTGGTCAGCCAGGCGTTCCCGTTCGTGCTGGTGATCATTCCGCTCTTCCTCGTCCTGAAGAACCTGCATCTGATCAACACCCTGTGGGGGCTGATCCTGGTCTACGTCGTCTGGTCGCTGCCCTTCGCGCTGTGGATGCTCGCCGGGTACGTACGCGCCGTGCCCGCCGAGCTGGAGGAGGCCGCCGCCGTGGACGGGGCGGGGCGGGTACGGACCCTCGTCTCGGTCGTCGCCCCGCTGCTCGCCCCCGGGATCGTCGCCACCGCCCTCTTCGCGTTCATCACCGCATGGAACGAGTTCTTCTTCGCGCTCGTCCTGCTCAAGACCCCGGAGAAGCAGACCTTGCCGGTCGTCCTCACCCACTTCCTCGGCGCGGAGGGAGTGGCCGATCTCGGGCCGCTGGCCGCCGCCGCGTTCCTCGCCACGCTGCCCTCCCTCGTCCTCTTCGCCTTCATCCAGCGGCGGATCACCGGCGGGATGACGGCCGGGGCGGTGAGGGGCTGA
- a CDS encoding glycosyl transferase, with amino-acid sequence MTEPPRAHIAMFSIAAHGHVNPSLDVIRELVRRGHRVSYAIPASFAEKVAATGAEPVIYTSTLPTDDDPDAWGTELIDNIEPFLDDARQALPQFVAAFEGDEPDLVLHDITSYPARVLAHRWGVPAVSLWPNLVPWEGYEQEVGEPMTAELKQTERGKAYYARFDGWLADNGLGHLSSDDFVARPRRGLVLIPEALQPNADRVNREMYTFVGACQGDRADQGEWERPAGAEKVLLVSLGSSFTKQPAFYRECVTAFGGLPGWHVVLQIGAHVDPAELGDVPANVEVRTWVPQLAVLKQADAFITHAGAGGSQEGLATGTPMVAVPQAVDQFGNADMLQALGVARHVPMEEADAATLREAVLALVGDPEVAERSARLRERMAEEGGTPRAADLIEAELSL; translated from the coding sequence ATGACGGAACCCCCGCGTGCCCACATCGCCATGTTCTCCATCGCCGCCCACGGACATGTGAACCCGAGCCTCGACGTGATCCGGGAGCTCGTCCGCCGTGGGCACCGTGTCAGTTACGCCATCCCCGCCTCGTTCGCCGAGAAGGTCGCGGCCACCGGGGCCGAGCCGGTGATCTACACCTCGACCCTGCCGACGGACGACGACCCCGACGCCTGGGGCACCGAGCTGATCGACAACATCGAACCCTTCCTCGACGACGCCCGCCAGGCGCTCCCGCAGTTCGTCGCCGCCTTCGAGGGCGACGAACCCGACCTCGTCCTGCACGACATCACCTCCTATCCTGCCCGCGTCCTCGCCCACCGCTGGGGCGTCCCCGCCGTCTCGCTCTGGCCCAACCTGGTGCCCTGGGAGGGGTACGAGCAGGAGGTCGGCGAGCCCATGACCGCCGAGCTGAAGCAGACCGAGCGCGGCAAGGCGTACTACGCGCGCTTCGACGGCTGGCTCGCCGACAACGGCCTCGGCCATCTCTCCAGCGACGACTTCGTCGCCCGCCCGCGCCGCGGCCTCGTCCTGATCCCCGAGGCGCTCCAGCCCAACGCGGACCGGGTGAACCGTGAGATGTACACCTTCGTCGGCGCCTGTCAGGGCGACCGGGCCGACCAGGGGGAGTGGGAGCGGCCGGCCGGAGCGGAGAAGGTGCTCCTGGTCTCGCTCGGCTCCTCCTTCACCAAGCAGCCCGCCTTCTACCGGGAGTGCGTCACGGCCTTCGGCGGCCTGCCCGGCTGGCACGTGGTGCTCCAGATCGGTGCGCATGTCGACCCGGCCGAGCTCGGTGACGTACCGGCGAATGTGGAAGTGCGTACATGGGTGCCGCAGTTGGCGGTGCTGAAGCAGGCCGACGCGTTCATCACCCATGCCGGGGCGGGCGGCAGCCAGGAGGGGCTCGCCACGGGGACGCCGATGGTGGCCGTACCGCAGGCGGTCGACCAGTTCGGCAACGCCGACATGCTCCAGGCGCTCGGGGTGGCCCGGCATGTGCCCATGGAGGAGGCCGACGCCGCGACGCTGCGCGAGGCCGTGCTCGCCCTGGTCGGTGACCCGGAGGTGGCGGAGCGGTCCGCCCGGCTGCGGGAACGGATGGCGGAGGAGGGAGGTACGCCCAGGGCGGCCGATCTCATCGAGGCCGAACTGTCGCTCTGA
- a CDS encoding serine protease — protein MAKHQRTVTRRTKLTAAITAVAAAAGVTLFGTSFAGASPAPMGTVYGADAETAVAGSYIVMLGEKADKSKLAKEYGGKLQRNYSSSINGFSASGLSETEAKRLAADPAVAKVVQNKKFSINATQENPPSWGLDRVDQTETAGDNAYTYPDTAGEGVTAYVIDTGVRVTHEDFEGRATSGFDAVDNDDDADDGNGHGTHVAGTIAGASHGVAKKAKIVAVRVLDDNGSGTTEQVIAGIDWVAANASGPSVANMSLGGGADPALDAAVQKAIAAGVTFGVAAGNESSDAGQVSPARVPEAITVASSTEADEQSSFSNYGSIVDIYAPGSDITSTWNDSDTGTNTISGTSMATPHVVGAAAVYLAGNPDASPEAVATALTEGATPDAISNATEGTANKLLKIVE, from the coding sequence ATGGCCAAGCACCAGCGCACCGTCACTCGCCGGACCAAGCTGACCGCCGCGATCACCGCCGTGGCAGCCGCAGCCGGAGTCACCCTGTTCGGAACCTCGTTCGCCGGAGCCTCACCGGCCCCCATGGGCACGGTCTACGGCGCGGACGCCGAGACCGCCGTCGCCGGCAGCTACATCGTCATGCTGGGCGAGAAGGCGGACAAGTCCAAGCTCGCCAAGGAGTACGGCGGCAAGCTCCAGCGCAACTACTCCTCCAGCATCAACGGCTTCTCCGCCAGCGGCCTTTCGGAGACCGAGGCCAAGCGCCTCGCCGCCGACCCGGCCGTCGCCAAGGTGGTGCAGAACAAGAAGTTCAGCATCAACGCCACCCAGGAGAACCCCCCGTCGTGGGGTCTGGACCGCGTCGACCAGACCGAGACCGCGGGCGACAACGCGTACACCTACCCCGACACCGCCGGTGAGGGCGTCACCGCGTACGTCATCGACACCGGGGTCCGCGTCACCCACGAGGACTTCGAGGGCCGGGCCACCTCGGGCTTCGACGCCGTGGACAACGACGACGACGCCGACGACGGCAACGGGCACGGCACCCACGTGGCGGGCACCATAGCCGGGGCCTCGCACGGCGTCGCCAAGAAGGCCAAGATCGTGGCCGTCCGCGTGCTGGACGACAACGGCTCGGGCACCACCGAGCAGGTCATCGCCGGTATCGACTGGGTCGCGGCCAACGCGTCCGGCCCCTCCGTCGCCAACATGAGCCTCGGCGGCGGCGCCGACCCGGCCCTCGACGCGGCCGTCCAGAAGGCCATCGCCGCGGGCGTCACCTTCGGTGTGGCGGCGGGCAACGAGTCCAGCGACGCCGGGCAGGTCTCGCCCGCCCGCGTCCCCGAGGCGATCACCGTCGCCTCGTCCACGGAGGCCGACGAGCAGTCCTCGTTCTCCAACTACGGCTCCATCGTGGACATCTACGCCCCGGGCTCGGACATCACGTCGACCTGGAACGACAGCGACACCGGCACCAACACCATCTCCGGTACGTCCATGGCGACCCCGCACGTCGTCGGCGCCGCCGCCGTCTACCTGGCGGGCAACCCGGACGCCTCCCCGGAGGCGGTCGCCACCGCGCTCACCGAGGGAGCCACCCCGGACGCCATCTCCAACGCGACCGAGGGCACGGCGAACAAGCTCCTCAAGATCGTCGAGTAG
- a CDS encoding DUF4440 domain-containing protein — MSEPSPAVAAAIEGELRLLDPAVRASPDLLAALLHPEFREIGTTGRLWSRETIIEALTADDAPRPGPLTASRMRGVELGPDLVHLTFDTESKGLRSHRSSLWRLTGAGWRLYFHQATPFAADPLAET; from the coding sequence GTGTCTGAGCCGTCGCCCGCCGTCGCCGCGGCCATCGAAGGCGAACTCCGCCTGCTGGACCCGGCGGTACGCGCCTCCCCGGATCTCCTGGCCGCCCTGCTGCACCCCGAGTTCCGGGAGATCGGCACCACCGGCCGGCTCTGGAGCCGGGAGACGATCATCGAGGCGCTCACCGCCGACGACGCCCCGCGCCCCGGCCCGCTGACCGCGTCCCGGATGCGGGGCGTGGAGCTCGGCCCCGACCTCGTCCACCTCACCTTCGACACCGAGTCCAAGGGGCTGCGCTCGCACCGCAGCTCCCTGTGGCGGCTGACCGGGGCGGGGTGGCGGCTCTACTTCCACCAGGCGACCCCGTTCGCCGCCGACCCGCTCGCCGAGACGTGA
- a CDS encoding multidrug ABC transporter ATP-binding protein — MGADMSGRGVLRRAVAGQRRDVVTGSLLGAAHQTGEALVPVLIGMIVDRAVVRPDGGALALWLVVLAVVYAMLSYGFRFGARAGERAAEQAAHALRLDVVRRVLAPHGGAEAGRPPGALVNVATEDARRVGAFTMALTLGIAAVVGVVAGAVLLLRASVPLGLLVLVGAPVLMALGHYLARPLEHRSQAEQERAAHASGVAADLVAGVRVLKGLRAERAAVARYRTTSQASREANVRAARAAALQTGLMLTLTGAFIALVALVGGRLVLSGSIGLGALVSAVGLALFLPGPIAVLAWVGAELAKARASAARIADVLAAPGETTGGTGEPGASGAASASASGRGTSAAAPAEPADAPASGSGSASDPGSVPASAVRVAEVLAAPGETTGGTAESAASGAASASASGSASGPASVPAPASTSDPASASARTSASAPAPSSAPGELRLRGLGHAGLDGIDLTVRPGEHLGIVVTDTADAVTLLRCLARRCDPDRGSVELDGTPLTELAPAALRSALLVAEHDAQLFDGTLLDNVTAAAPAGADPQPAMDAAAVDEVAATLPGGTAGRIGERGSSLSGGQRQRVALARALAADRSVLVVHDPTTAVDAATEARIATGIRRARTGRTTILVTSSPALLAATDRVVLIDGGTVTAEAPHEDLVRDHPVYRTAVLT, encoded by the coding sequence GTGGGGGCTGACATGTCCGGGCGCGGTGTCCTCCGCCGTGCCGTCGCGGGGCAGCGCCGGGACGTCGTCACCGGCTCGCTGCTGGGCGCCGCCCACCAGACCGGCGAAGCGCTCGTTCCCGTACTCATCGGGATGATCGTCGACCGGGCCGTGGTCCGCCCCGACGGGGGAGCGCTGGCCCTGTGGCTGGTGGTCCTCGCGGTCGTCTACGCGATGCTCTCGTACGGTTTCCGCTTCGGCGCCCGGGCCGGGGAGCGGGCCGCCGAGCAGGCCGCGCACGCGCTGCGCCTCGATGTCGTACGCCGGGTCCTCGCCCCGCACGGCGGTGCCGAGGCGGGCCGTCCGCCCGGCGCCCTGGTCAACGTGGCCACCGAGGACGCCCGGCGGGTCGGGGCCTTCACCATGGCCCTGACCCTCGGCATCGCCGCCGTCGTCGGGGTCGTCGCGGGCGCGGTCCTCCTGCTCCGCGCCTCCGTCCCGCTCGGCCTCCTCGTCCTGGTTGGCGCCCCGGTCCTCATGGCGCTCGGCCACTACCTCGCCCGCCCCCTGGAACACCGCAGCCAGGCCGAACAGGAACGCGCCGCCCACGCCTCCGGGGTCGCCGCCGACCTGGTCGCCGGGGTCCGCGTGCTCAAGGGGCTCCGGGCCGAGCGCGCCGCCGTCGCCCGCTACCGGACCACCAGCCAGGCGTCCCGCGAGGCCAACGTGCGCGCCGCCCGCGCCGCCGCCCTCCAGACCGGCCTGATGCTCACCCTCACCGGCGCCTTCATCGCGCTGGTCGCCCTCGTCGGGGGCCGCCTGGTGCTCAGCGGCTCCATCGGCCTCGGCGCCCTCGTATCCGCCGTCGGCCTCGCCCTCTTCCTGCCCGGCCCGATCGCCGTACTGGCCTGGGTCGGCGCCGAACTCGCCAAGGCCCGCGCCTCCGCCGCCCGCATCGCGGACGTGCTGGCCGCACCGGGCGAGACGACGGGCGGCACGGGGGAGCCGGGCGCTTCCGGCGCGGCGTCGGCTTCGGCGTCCGGCCGGGGCACGTCCGCTGCCGCGCCCGCCGAACCCGCCGACGCCCCGGCTTCCGGCTCCGGCTCGGCGTCCGATCCTGGCTCGGTCCCCGCCTCCGCCGTCCGCGTCGCGGAGGTGCTGGCCGCACCGGGTGAGACGACCGGTGGCACGGCGGAGTCGGCCGCTTCTGGCGCGGCCTCGGCCTCGGCGTCCGGCTCGGCTTCCGGCCCTGCCTCGGTCCCCGCCCCGGCCTCGACGTCCGATCCCGCCTCGGCCTCCGCCCGGACCTCCGCGTCGGCCCCCGCCCCCTCCTCCGCCCCCGGTGAGCTGCGGCTGCGTGGCCTCGGTCATGCCGGGCTCGACGGAATCGACCTCACCGTCCGGCCCGGCGAGCACCTCGGCATCGTCGTCACCGACACCGCCGACGCGGTCACCCTGCTGCGCTGCCTCGCCCGCCGTTGCGACCCCGACCGGGGAAGCGTCGAACTCGACGGCACCCCTCTCACCGAGCTCGCCCCCGCCGCCCTGCGCTCCGCGCTCCTCGTGGCCGAGCATGACGCCCAGCTCTTCGACGGCACCCTCCTCGACAACGTCACCGCCGCCGCCCCCGCCGGAGCGGACCCGCAGCCGGCCATGGACGCCGCCGCCGTCGACGAGGTCGCCGCCACCCTGCCCGGCGGCACCGCCGGGCGGATCGGGGAGCGCGGCAGCTCCCTCTCCGGCGGCCAGCGCCAGCGCGTCGCGCTGGCCCGCGCGCTCGCCGCCGACCGGTCCGTCCTCGTCGTGCACGACCCGACCACCGCCGTCGACGCCGCCACCGAGGCCCGTATCGCCACCGGCATCCGTCGCGCCCGCACCGGCCGTACCACGATCCTCGTCACCAGCAGCCCCGCCCTCCTCGCCGCCACCGACCGGGTCGTCCTCATCGACGGCGGCACCGTCACCGCCGAGGCCCCGCACGAGGACCTCGTACGCGACCATCCCGTCTACCGCACGGCGGTACTCACATGA